CTCCTGTCACAAGCGAAAGACCGAGACCCTGCTTTGGGAGAAGGCGTGGGAGAAAGGCTTCGGCCTGAAGGAGGAAGCATGACGCCGTCTCCTCGCAGAAAAGTCACAATCCGCGATCTCCATGCGGAGGATTATGACGAGCTAGTAAGGCTTTGGGATGCGGCCGAGCTTCCTTTTCATCCGGAGGGAAGGGATTCCAGAGAGAACGTCGAGCGTGAGCTTGGTTCCGGCCAGGCGGATTTCTTCGTCTTGGAGATCGGTGGCAAGATGGTCGGGGCCGCCCTCTGCACCAACGACGGCCGGAAAGGATGGATTAACCGGCTGGCAGTCCGTCCAGAGCACCGCAGGACCGGGATCGCTTCCATGCTCGTGATGGAAGCTGAAAGACGGTTTGATGCACGTGGTCTGGGAATCAGCGCCTGCCTGGTGCATGGTGACAACCAATCTTCCAGGACGCTGTTCGAGAACCTTGGCTACACTCTGGACAGCCGGGTCTTGTACTATTCCAAGAGAAAGAGCGACCGCATCTGAAGGGACGAAGGCGGTCATCTCAACGATTTCCTTCCCTGCGGGGGCCTAGAGCCCAGATCGCCGCGGCGGAAGCCAGCAATGCGACAACAATCGTCGCCGCCGTCAAAATGGAATATCCACCTGCTCCCCCCTTGCTCACTACGTACAGGGATAGAAGATGTCTAGTGTGCCATCTGTATTGTCCATTATGAACACCGAGATGAGACGGGAAGGTCCGTCGCGATCCATCTTCTCCAGTTTGGCCCTCAAATCGATCTTCGATGACTTCTCGCCTACACCCGCCGCCATTCCTCAATGCCCACTCGTCTTGCCCTCGCTATCGAGACGAGTATACTTCTCCCGCTGATGCTTCCCCCGCCCCTTTGCATTAGGCCAGTAGACGTCGTGGATGTCCTTGTGGTCCATCAGCCCGGTCTCCAGGTAGGTTCGCTCGTGTTCCTCCAGCTTATCCGCGAATCCTTTCAAACGTCGGAGCACCTCTTCCGCATGCTTCGACTCCTCTGACTCCTCATCATACAGGAGCTTGAGCTCCGCCTCCTTGTTCATCAGGTCGACGATCTCATCCAGTTGTTTCCTTCGTAGGTCGGTCATCTCGATCATGGTCTCACCCCGTGGTCCGGTTCCGGACCAGTATCCTTTGTCCCCGCGCCTGCCTCCAATTCCTTACCCTCGATTTCCACTTGCCGGTGTCCTGCACTCTGGTTCGGTGGTGCAGAAGGATGCCGTCATTGCCAACTACTACGAGTTCTTGGGCACCGAGGCGGCGAAGGTCAAATCGCAGGCCTACGCGCACAAATCTCTAGGAGAGGACCTCTACCTGAGCTTCGATTGGCAATCCTCTTCCACCGGCTTGGTTCAGATGAAGATCGTGCCCCTCATCAACCTGCTGTGAACTGGTCTCGTTCTGCTGATGGTGGGCGGGGCTATACGCATCTTCGCCTTGCCTTCCAAAGATGCAATCTCATCAGGCCAGACATACCAAAGATGAATGCTGGTTCGGGAAAACCTTAATGGGAAGGGAGAGATATCACCCGCTAGAAGGCTGGTGCCGCGATGAACGTGCTCCTGGCAACCGACGGAAAACAGCATTCGGAGAAGGCGGTCAACTACGCGTTCGAACACGCTTCGCTCCACAAGGCTCACTTGTACGTCGTCTTCGTGGTCAGCCCCAAAGCCGAGGAGGATAAGGAGAAGATCATCCAGTTCGGCCGGAACGAACTGGAGAAACTGAAGACTGCGGCGGCGAAGCATGGGGTGCAAGTGACGACGCTGCTGGAGGCCGGCAATCCTTACGAGACTGTTCTTGGCGTATCGGAACGAATAAACGCCAACGCGATCATCGTCGGCACGTCGGGCAAGACAGCCATCGACCGCGTGCTCATCGGATCGGTGTCCGAGTATATCGTGCGCAACGCTAAATGCACAGTCATCGTGGTGAAGTGACTCACGGGGGTAAGACACGATTTCAGCGGCTGGCCTGCCCTTTCTCCGATCTGTCCATCGCCAGTAAGAAGGCGCTGATCAATGCTCCGGGCGTGGGCGGACATCCTGGCACGTAGACGTCCACCGGCAAGATCTTGTCCACGCCGTCGGCGGTGGCATAGCAGTTCCTAAAGATCCCGCCCGAACAAGCGCAGGCGCCCATGGCGATGACCATCTTGGGCGACGGCGTCGCCTTGTAGGTCTGGAGCAAAGCGTGCTCCATGTTCCTCGTCACTGGACCGGTGACCAGGAGGACGTCCGCATGCCGCGGCGAGGCCACGATGTACAGCCCGAAGCGCTCTATGTCGTAGATGGGATTGGTGAGCGAGTTCACCTCCACCTCGCAGCCGTTGCATGAACCTGCGTCCACCTCTCTCACCGCCAGGGAACGGCCGAAAGCCTTCTTGATGCGTTTCTGCAACTGCCGCCCCAGCTCTTCAATGCTAGGCTCAGATACGGATGTCATAGGTCCTCACCGTCCCCTCCTTCGTCTTGCAAGAAAGCTGGTATTCCCCGGTCATGATGATAGCCTTCTCTGGACAGATACGTGCACATTCGCCGCAGAACTGGCATCGACCGAGATCGATCCTCCACTGAACTGGGGTGACCTCGATTGCCTCGGACGGGCAGACCCGGGCGCAGTCTTTGTGGGCGAAGCACTTGCTCTGGTCCAGGAAGGGCATGCCCAGGTGACCTTCATGAGCGATGACGCTTTCCTCCGTATGCTTGTTGGTCACCACCCCCTTGCGCCTAACACCCTTGTCGATGATGCGGAACATGACGCCACCTCAGAGATCATTGCCCGAATAGGATAGGTTGAAGGATTTATTCACCAACGGGAAGTCCGGCACGATGTTGCCCAGCACCGCCACCTCCATCGCCCGCCAGTTGTGGAACGAAGCATCCCGGATCTTGTGCCGGAAAGGCCTTTGTTCCGGTCCAGCGATCATCCAATGCACCAACTCGCCTCTGGGCGACTCGACCAAGCCCATGCCCGTCATGCCCTCCGGGACTTCCACCGAACGAACGGAAACATCTCCCCCGGGCAGATTGCCCAGGACCTGTTCGATCATGCTTATTGATTCGTAGACCTCGTCGATCTTGACCCGCATGCGCGCGTCCACGTCGCCTTGCTTGTACACCGGCACCTTGAAGCTCAAGCAGCGGTAGGCGGCGTAGGGATGGTCCCTGCGCACGTCCCGGTCCACGCCGCTAGCTCTGGCCCCCGGACCGACCACGTTCAGGTCCTTGGCCGCCTCCAGCGACAGGACGCCCGTGGCCTCCGTTCGATCCAGGAGAGAGGGCGTGCCCACGATCAGGTCCGCGAACTCCTTGAACTCCAGCTTAAGGTCGATCAGCGAAGAGGATAAGATGTCCACATCCTCCTTCATCAGGTCCCTCCTCACCCCGCCCAGGCAGTTGACGGAACGTAGCAGGCGGCTGCCTATGATTTGGTCGTTGAGGCTGAGCATTCTTTCGCGGAGGATGTGGGCGTGGGCCGCGCCGACGTTGAAGGCCGTGTCCAGAGCGATGCCCCCCAGATCACCGAGATGGTTGTAGATACGCTCCATCTCCGCGTACGCGCTCCTTAGGTAGAGGGCGCGTTCCGGCACCTGCACTTCGGCCATCATTTCCACCGCCTGGCAATAGGCGAGCGAATGCGCGTAGCTGTTGTCCCCCGAGACTCGCTCCGCCAGATACACGCCCTTCTGATACCGCATGCCCTCGGACAGCTTCTCGATCCCCTTGTGAGTGTAACCCAGGCGCACCTCTAGGGCCAGGATGGGCTCCCCGGCCACGCTGAAGCGGAAATGCCCCGGCTCGATCACGCCGGCGTGCACCGGGCCCACCGGTATCTCGAACACGCCCTCGCCCTCGACCTGGCGGAATGGGTATTTGGTGGGAACGCGGGGTACTCGTGTCCGCACATCGAAATCCTTGCGCAGCGGGTAGATTCCAGTGGGCCAGTCGTCATACAGCACCAGGGGCCTCAGCTCTGGATGTCCTAACGGCGTTATTCCGAAGAAATCGTGGATCTCACGTTCGTACCAGTCGGCACAGAGGATTTCCGAGGTGAGCGAATCGAACTCCGGTCGCTCCCGGTCCACGCTGGCGAGCAGAGTGACGAACTCCTCCTCCCCCTTGAGCCCTAGGACCACGATGACCTTGAAATCGTTCGTGGCAGAGCGATTGTCGACGGCATGCATGGTGATCAGGTTCGCTCCCCAGAGGTTGTGGATGTGGGCGGCCACCTCTCGCAGTCGAGAGCGGTCGATCTCCATCCAGATGTTCTCATCCTTCACGTTGGTCGAGATGACGGCGGCGGCGAGCCCCTCCGGCATGGAATCGATGATCTCCCGCAGACGGTTCTCCGTCAAGGCGTCGCCCCCTGGAACAGGTGGACGATCGAGTTCAAGGCATGGCTCATGAAATTGGGGATATAGACGCCCAGCCCGAGCACGAGGACGAAGAGCACGGAAATGACCGCCAGGTTCAGGCGGCTCACCTCCCCCTTCGGCTCAGATCTCGTTCCGTTCCCGAAAACCATTCGCATGACGTGCCAAAGGAAGGCGGCGAATATCACCGCCAGGAAGAGGAGCAGCAGGCCGCTGACCAGCCACTGCCCCTGCTCGATGCCCGCGTAGAGCACCGTGAACTCGGAGATGAAAACGCCGAACGGGGGAGATCCCGTGATCGCCAGAGCGCCCAGCACTAGGAAGAGGGCGGTGTATGGCATGCTCGATGACAGCCCCCGCACCTCTTCCATGGTCTTGGTCTTGAAGCGAAGCAGGATGTTGCCGGAGGTGAAGAAGAGCATGGATTTGGTGACGGCATGGTTCAGCATGTGCAGCAGCCCGCCCAGCACGCCTATCGGTCCCCCGAGCCCGAAGCCGATGGCGATGATGCCCATGTGCTCGATGCTGGAATAGGCCAGCAGGCGCTTGTAGTCCCGGGCCAGGATGATGAAGGCCGCCGCCACTGCCAGGGAAAGGACGCCGAAGAGCAGCAGCAACGATCCGCTGAAGCCCGGACCCAGGGCGGCGGAGGAGACCATATGCATTCTAATGATCCCGTACATTGCGCAGTTCAGCAGCACCCCCGAGAGCAACGCGGAGATAGGGGTCGGAGCTTGCGAGTGAGCATCGGGCAGCCAAGTGTGCATCGGTGCCAATCCTACCTTGGTGCCGTATCCGACCAAGACGAGGATGAAGGCCACCTTGAGCAAGGTCGGGTCGAGCTGGTTCGCGACGGACATCAGGGTGGTCCAATCCAGACCCGTTGCTTCCGTCCCAGGAATTCTGGTGGATGAGGCATAGGCCAGGATGATGCCCAGTAGGGCCAGGGTGATGCCCACGGAACAGATGATGATGTACTTCCAGGCCGCTTCCAAGGAGGTCTCGCGATTGTAGAAGCCTACCAGGAAGGCGGAGGCCAGGGTGGTGGCCTCGATGGCGATCCACATGATGCCCAGGTTGTTCGAGACGCACACCAGCACCATGGTGAAGATGAAGATGTGAAGCAGAGCGTAGTAGTAGCGCAACCGCCCCAGTCCGAACTCCTTCTCCCGGTACTCGGTGCCCATGTACCCTATGGAGTAGAGGGAGGTCATGAAGCCGATGAAGGTGACGAGGAGCAGGACGTAGGCGGAGAACTGGTCGAGGAACAGGGCGCCTTCGTATCTAGCACCGTTCCCGAAGGCGTCGTAGGCGAAAGCGAGAGCGAAAGCGAACAGCACACCGGAGCCGACGGCGCTGGCCAGCTCCAACAGCCGATGGCCATTGCACAGGTAGCAGAGCATGGCGGTGACCAGAGGAATGGCCAAGAGCAGTTCTATCATCTAATCCCTCAGCCTCCTCAGGAACGCAGTGTCCAGGGTGTCGAAGGTGCGATTGATGCGGAAGGCGAAGACCCCCATGATCAGCACCGCCACCAGGATGTCGAAGAAGATGCCCAGCTCCACGATGAGCGGCATGCCGTAGGTGGCGGAGATGGCGGCCATGAACAGCCCGTTCTCCATGCAAAGCAGGCCGATGACCTGGGTGATGGCCTTCCAGCGAGAGATCATGATGAAGAAGCCGATGAGCACCACTCCCAAGGAAAGGGCCATGGCGTTGCGAGTGATGACCGTGCCCTGCTCGATGATCGGCGCTGCCACGTGGTAGGCGAGCACGGCCAGTCCGGCCGAGACCAGGAGGGAGGAGGGCGTGTTCAGCAGCGGCTCCACCTCATTCTCCACCTTGATGCGCTTCATGACGTAGGAAAGGATGCGGGGGATGAGGAGGGCCTTGATACCTATTGTGAGCCCGGCCACTAGATAGATGTGCTCGGAGCCAGTGAGGTAGGCCACGCTGGCCGCTAGCGCACCCAATGCAAGCGACTGCAGGGCAAAGATGCGGACCATGGTCTGCATTCTGGAGCTGGCCACGAGCATGAACGCTGACAGCATGACCAGGGTCGCCAGCCCATTCACCATGTTGATCTCCACCAGGCTCGCCGTCTTCTCACCTCACAGCACGTAGTATGACATGACCGCGAGGAACGCCAGCATGAAGGAGCCGGTGAGTAGGTTGGGCAGTCGGAACAACCTCATCTTCGACATCGAGGATTCGAGCAGCGCTATGGCGAACGCCATCACGAGGATCTTGGCCACGAACACCAAGATGCCCAGAACGATCGGCAGTGGGGCGACCTCCGTCGCTATCCCCCAGGGCAGGAAGGCGTTCCAGGCGATGGTCATGAACAGAATTAGCTTAGTCATGCTCGACCACTCCATGAGCGCCAGCTGCTTGCCCGAGTACTCGAGGAGCATGCCCTCGTGGATCATGGTGAGCTCGAGATGCGTGGCCGGGTTGTCCACCGGGACCCGGGCGTTCTCCGCCAGGATAGCAATGAAGAACGCCGCAAAGGCCAGGAAGAGGGAGGGGCGTACCAGGTCGAGCCCCGAGGTCGCCAGGTCCCGCGATATCCCGGCCAGGTTCGTGGTGCCTGTCAGCAGGGCGGTGGTGAAGATGGCCAGGAGGATGGTGGGCTCGATGATCGAGGAAACGAGCATCTCCCGACTCGAGCCCATACCGCCGAATGTGCTCCCTGCATCCAAAGCGGCCAGGGCCATGAACAACCTCGCCATGGCCAGCAGATAGACGATCACGATGAGATCGCCCATGAACCCCATGGACTCGGACACGAACACTGGTATGAGCAGGGCGGCGGCCAGAACGGCCAACACGCACACATAAGGGGCAATGGTGGTGACCCAGGAGGCCTCCTTGGAGACCACTGAATCCTTCTGGAAGAGCTTTGCTAGATCGTAGTAGGGCTGCAGCACCGGCGGGCCACGGCGGCTCTGCATCCAGGCCTTGAGCTTGCGTATGATGCCCGTTACCAGCGGTGCCAGGAGCAGCAGCGACAGGGACTGGATAATGGAGAGGAGCACGTCGTTCATGGCATCACCGGAAGATGAGCAGCAGTATCACCAGGGTGGCGAAGATGTACGCCAGGTATGCCTGGATGCTGCCTGTCTGGATCACCCCGACGCGCCTGGCCAGCCCCGTGGCCAGTTTGACGGTCGGCTCGTAGAGATAGCGTTCGAAGATCGGCTGCACGGATGTGGAATAGGAGAGCCTGCGGAGGTAAGCGGAGCGCTCTTCCAGCACTGTGGTTCTGGACTGGGAGCGGAAGATGGAGTTGAAGACACGATTAATGGGCTGCGAATAGCCAGTGGCCGTGTACTCGTTCCTTGGACCCAGGGGCGTGCCGCAATCCCAGGTATCGCCTTCGACGGTCCTCGTCCTGCCTCCGAAGATGCGAGAGAAGGCGACCACCAGCGCCAGAAGTGCGATCAAGGCCAAGCCGAGCAGCGCCGGCGACATGGCTGAGAATCCTGAGGTCGGGGTCTCTAGCACCAGACCATCGATCAGCGTGGAGGCGATGCTCACGTGCAGGACACTGGCGCTGACCGAATCCACCGTGGGAATGTAGAAGGTGGAGAGCACCCCCGCGCCCACGCACAGTACCGCCAATACCGACATCCCAAACAGCATCGTGCCTGACACCTCGTGCGCCTTAGCCGCCTTCTCGCTCCTAGGTCGGGCCAGGAAGGCGATCCCATAGACCCGCACGAAGCAAGCTGCGGCCAAAGCGCCGGTCAGCGCCAGCGTGCCAAGCGCGACGGCCAGAAGGATGTTGACCACCACGTCGTTGAGGCTGAAGGAGAGAAGGAGCGACTGGAAGATGAGCCACTCGCTGACGAAGCCATTGAAGGGAGGGATGGCGGCGATGGAGAGCACGCCCACAAAGAACAGCACGCCCGTCCACTTCATCCTCTTGGCCAGGCCGCCCATGAGCTCAATGTTCTTGGTGCCCGTGGCGTACGCCAGAGCTCCCGCGCCCAGGAACAGCAACCCCTTGAAGAGGGCGTGATTGAAGGAGTGGAGCAGGGCGGCGATGAGCGCCAATGCTGCGAGCTGCTTCAAGCCGTAGGCGTCGAAGACGATCGACGAACCAAGGGCGATGAAGACTATGCCTATGTTCTCGATGCTTGAGAAGGCAAGGATGCGCTTGATGTCCTTCTCCATGAGGGCGTAGAGTACCCCTAGGAGCGCGGAGATGGAGCCGACGAGAAGCAGGAGCAACCCCCACCACGCCTCTACGGTTCCCAGGAGCTCGAAGGTGCAGCGGATGAGCATGAA
The Methanomassiliicoccales archaeon genome window above contains:
- a CDS encoding GNAT family N-acetyltransferase; the encoded protein is MTPSPRRKVTIRDLHAEDYDELVRLWDAAELPFHPEGRDSRENVERELGSGQADFFVLEIGGKMVGAALCTNDGRKGWINRLAVRPEHRRTGIASMLVMEAERRFDARGLGISACLVHGDNQSSRTLFENLGYTLDSRVLYYSKRKSDRI
- a CDS encoding universal stress protein, which translates into the protein MNVLLATDGKQHSEKAVNYAFEHASLHKAHLYVVFVVSPKAEEDKEKIIQFGRNELEKLKTAAAKHGVQVTTLLEAGNPYETVLGVSERINANAIIVGTSGKTAIDRVLIGSVSEYIVRNAKCTVIVVK
- a CDS encoding NADH-quinone oxidoreductase subunit B family protein; this translates as MTSVSEPSIEELGRQLQKRIKKAFGRSLAVREVDAGSCNGCEVEVNSLTNPIYDIERFGLYIVASPRHADVLLVTGPVTRNMEHALLQTYKATPSPKMVIAMGACACSGGIFRNCYATADGVDKILPVDVYVPGCPPTPGALISAFLLAMDRSEKGQASR
- a CDS encoding 4Fe-4S binding protein, giving the protein MFRIIDKGVRRKGVVTNKHTEESVIAHEGHLGMPFLDQSKCFAHKDCARVCPSEAIEVTPVQWRIDLGRCQFCGECARICPEKAIIMTGEYQLSCKTKEGTVRTYDIRI
- a CDS encoding NADH-quinone oxidoreductase subunit C, translating into MTENRLREIIDSMPEGLAAAVISTNVKDENIWMEIDRSRLREVAAHIHNLWGANLITMHAVDNRSATNDFKVIVVLGLKGEEEFVTLLASVDRERPEFDSLTSEILCADWYEREIHDFFGITPLGHPELRPLVLYDDWPTGIYPLRKDFDVRTRVPRVPTKYPFRQVEGEGVFEIPVGPVHAGVIEPGHFRFSVAGEPILALEVRLGYTHKGIEKLSEGMRYQKGVYLAERVSGDNSYAHSLAYCQAVEMMAEVQVPERALYLRSAYAEMERIYNHLGDLGGIALDTAFNVGAAHAHILRERMLSLNDQIIGSRLLRSVNCLGGVRRDLMKEDVDILSSSLIDLKLEFKEFADLIVGTPSLLDRTEATGVLSLEAAKDLNVVGPGARASGVDRDVRRDHPYAAYRCLSFKVPVYKQGDVDARMRVKIDEVYESISMIEQVLGNLPGGDVSVRSVEVPEGMTGMGLVESPRGELVHWMIAGPEQRPFRHKIRDASFHNWRAMEVAVLGNIVPDFPLVNKSFNLSYSGNDL
- a CDS encoding hydrogenase 4 subunit F — encoded protein: MIELLLAIPLVTAMLCYLCNGHRLLELASAVGSGVLFAFALAFAYDAFGNGARYEGALFLDQFSAYVLLLVTFIGFMTSLYSIGYMGTEYREKEFGLGRLRYYYALLHIFIFTMVLVCVSNNLGIMWIAIEATTLASAFLVGFYNRETSLEAAWKYIIICSVGITLALLGIILAYASSTRIPGTEATGLDWTTLMSVANQLDPTLLKVAFILVLVGYGTKVGLAPMHTWLPDAHSQAPTPISALLSGVLLNCAMYGIIRMHMVSSAALGPGFSGSLLLLFGVLSLAVAAAFIILARDYKRLLAYSSIEHMGIIAIGFGLGGPIGVLGGLLHMLNHAVTKSMLFFTSGNILLRFKTKTMEEVRGLSSSMPYTALFLVLGALAITGSPPFGVFISEFTVLYAGIEQGQWLVSGLLLLFLAVIFAAFLWHVMRMVFGNGTRSEPKGEVSRLNLAVISVLFVLVLGLGVYIPNFMSHALNSIVHLFQGATP
- a CDS encoding hydrogenase, which translates into the protein MVNGLATLVMLSAFMLVASSRMQTMVRIFALQSLALGALAASVAYLTGSEHIYLVAGLTIGIKALLIPRILSYVMKRIKVENEVEPLLNTPSSLLVSAGLAVLAYHVAAPIIEQGTVITRNAMALSLGVVLIGFFIMISRWKAITQVIGLLCMENGLFMAAISATYGMPLIVELGIFFDILVAVLIMGVFAFRINRTFDTLDTAFLRRLRD
- a CDS encoding NADH-quinone oxidoreductase subunit H; this translates as MNDVLLSIIQSLSLLLLAPLVTGIIRKLKAWMQSRRGPPVLQPYYDLAKLFQKDSVVSKEASWVTTIAPYVCVLAVLAAALLIPVFVSESMGFMGDLIVIVYLLAMARLFMALAALDAGSTFGGMGSSREMLVSSIIEPTILLAIFTTALLTGTTNLAGISRDLATSGLDLVRPSLFLAFAAFFIAILAENARVPVDNPATHLELTMIHEGMLLEYSGKQLALMEWSSMTKLILFMTIAWNAFLPWGIATEVAPLPIVLGILVFVAKILVMAFAIALLESSMSKMRLFRLPNLLTGSFMLAFLAVMSYYVL
- the hyfB gene encoding hydrogenase 4 subunit B; the encoded protein is MAASVGALAAVLLDRKEHACRCISFGSAAVASFLLTLVGVDVLLGGDLDLFLEQGTTLLTVPIIHLHVDKLSAFFLVALGLIGVAASFYSIGYAREYSGHYSVGRFGALFNLFLLSLVLVFTASNLVLFLVAWELMSLSSYFLVIYEHGREGVLSSGLLYLVMTHIGTALITTALIIISLQAHSLEFGSMHNAGALMDPTLRSVVFVLLFLGFGTKAGIVPLHVWLPQAHPAAPSSVSALMSGIMIKTAVFMLIRCTFELLGTVEAWWGLLLLLVGSISALLGVLYALMEKDIKRILAFSSIENIGIVFIALGSSIVFDAYGLKQLAALALIAALLHSFNHALFKGLLFLGAGALAYATGTKNIELMGGLAKRMKWTGVLFFVGVLSIAAIPPFNGFVSEWLIFQSLLLSFSLNDVVVNILLAVALGTLALTGALAAACFVRVYGIAFLARPRSEKAAKAHEVSGTMLFGMSVLAVLCVGAGVLSTFYIPTVDSVSASVLHVSIASTLIDGLVLETPTSGFSAMSPALLGLALIALLALVVAFSRIFGGRTRTVEGDTWDCGTPLGPRNEYTATGYSQPINRVFNSIFRSQSRTTVLEERSAYLRRLSYSTSVQPIFERYLYEPTVKLATGLARRVGVIQTGSIQAYLAYIFATLVILLLIFR